A part of Cryptococcus tetragattii IND107 chromosome 3, whole genome shotgun sequence genomic DNA contains:
- a CDS encoding 60S ribosomal protein eL15, translating into MGAYKYLQELYTKKQSDVLQFVSRVRCWEYRQLAVIHRASRPSRPDKARRLGYKAKQGYLIYRVRVRRGNRKKQAPKGATYGKPVRQGVNHLKSPRGLKATAEERVARRCGNLRVLNSYWVNQDGVYKYYEVILVDPSHKAIRRDARINWIANPVHKHREMRGLTAEGKKNRGLGKGSKHNHQPQKATWKKHNTLSLRRYR; encoded by the exons ATGGGTGCCTACAAGTATCTCCAGGAGCTCTACACCAAGAAGCAGTCCGACGTGCTTCAGTTCGTCTCCCGTGTCCGATGCTGGGAGTACCGACAGCTCGCTGTTATCCACCGAGCTTCTCGACCTTCTCGTCCCGACAAGGCTAGGCGACTCGGATACAAGGCCAAGCAGGGCTACCTCATCTACCGTGTTAGGGTCAGGAGGGGTaacaggaagaagcaggctCCCAAGGGTGCTACCTACGGTAAGCCCGTCAGGCAGGGTGTCAACCACCTCAAGTCTCCTAGGGGTTTGAAGGCTACTGCCGAGGAGAGGGTTGCCAGGAGATGTGGTAACTTGCGAGT TCTCAACTCTTACTGGGTCAACCAGGACGGTGTCTACAAGTACTACGAGGTCATCCTTGTCGA CCCCTCTCACAAGGCCATCCGACGAGACGCCCGTATCAACTGGATCGCCAACCCCGTCCACAAGCACCGAGAGATGCGTGGCCTCACCGccgagggcaagaagaaccGTGGTTTGGGCAAGGGCTCCAAGCACAACCACCAGCCCCAGAAGGCCACCTGGAAGAAGCACAACAC CCTTTCTCTCCGACGATACCGTTAA